The Gossypium hirsutum isolate 1008001.06 chromosome A03, Gossypium_hirsutum_v2.1, whole genome shotgun sequence genome contains the following window.
TAATGTATTAGATAAATACTCATATTTAAAATCAGATGTGATTTGATTTATCAAATTGCCTTAGTTTGATTTACGAAAATTAGAGATTGATTAGCCTGAGCAATTGTAGTAATCAAACTGACGAGACCGTGAGTCAATGTTTGAAAAACAGTGAAACGACCCAGTATTTGATcaataaactaataataatcattaatataaattcaattatttgattTTCATGTCTCATTTGCTAAATATATATTGTGTAATTCCTTCCCTTTGGAGCACGAAATTTTTGGTAGGTTGAATAGGTCAACCCACATCATTATACCAATATATTTTATTAGATTATGTAATcacttgaatatttttttttccttttatattaaattaaattatttattgataactcatattaaattaaatctaacTAGAATGTTTTGCGGGGGCttcatttattaaatatataatatatatttattaaaataatcaatataAATTACATCCTAAACTTTAGTAAAGTAGAAGAATCAACATGTATAACGGCAAAATAACTTAAAAGAGAACACTTATGATAAAGAGATTAATTGCTATtattgatgatgattttttttaaaaaaaatattatgacaATAATGAAGAAAAcaataatcaatttaaaaataaattattattttatcttttgatatcaattttctttttataaaccAGAAATTAAGTTGGTATTAGCTCACTACTCAATtaactattttattaattaataaataaactaattgGACATGTGGTTAGCTTTATATCTGGGTTTGTTTAGTGGTCCATTGCtttcaaactaaaaaaaaaatgtatgaagtataaataatattaatgacTTATGTAGTGGGGTTGATGTGTTGTTTAATAGTTTATTACAAATTCAATTATATATTGTAAGTGATAAATTAAAgagagagagataataatataattaagttTGCAGGCCTCCAACCCCAACACCCAACACTGCAATCAATTTTCAAAGAGGAgaccaaagaaaagagaaaaattaaaaagtcAAACAAATCATGGATATTGGAGTGATTTATTGATTGAATGAAAGATTTGAAAAGTTGATGTAGTATGTGTTTTATGACCGACTTAATCCTTCTATTATTAAGAGAAATATATACATTCATGGGATTAAGGATTTGACGTGTGATTGTATTAAGTTAAAACACATTTGAATTTaccctttaattatttattaaacatCAGCAATTACAAGACATGAATATCAAGCATTAATGGATTCCCTCTTCCTATGCCCATCTTAGCAACACGGTCTAATCAACGTGCAAAAACCAATGATGCATACTCGAAACAAGGCACCAATGCCCTACACCATTCCAATAGCCACCTAAAGCTTTGTGATGATTCAATCGAATCACTTTCAAAtgtgcaaataaaaaaaatccaatgaTACAAAAAATATTCAAGGTGTAAGGAAAATACGCGAAACTATTTGatgaaattaacaaaaaaaaaaaccacattTTTTGAAAAGTCGATGAATTATAAAGGATCAAAttagttaaaggattaaatctagaaaaatacatattatatggTCTTTCTATAGAATTTGACCAACccaaaaaaaatgtatattacTAATGTACGACTTCAAAATGAAATTGTGTGACGGAAATGTATATTTTGTGGTCAAGGTTTagccaaaactttgaaaattataaattatatttcctAGAATCATTAGGAATAAAAAAAGTTTGTACTCTTTTTTTTTACCAATTCTAAACGTAAATTATTCCACAAAGAAATAATCTATAGCTCGAAAACGATATCTCCATTTATTTTACAACGTCGGCAGAAAGTGAAATCAAATCATATAAATGTAAATTTTTGTTTGGTTTATTGCAGTATCATTTAGtaggaaaaaaatttataaattattaggCTCAAACATGGCATAAATTATTCACATCTTGtcttaaaatgttaaatttttaatttatgtgttctataatttataaaattttaaattaataataacaaattttaattttaatccttaaaaatataaaaaaattaatttaatcctttaaaaatataaaaatgtagaatattcaaataataaaattatatttttactatcgtaaaaatatacaatttaatgtTTTTCTAACCTTTCTACTAATAATAAAAccactaatttaattaatttaagaagaaacaaaatatgtatatttagggttttttttctatgtttgttGACCTAATCAACTCTTATAAACAAACTTAAAAGTGCCGCTTTTAGTGACGTAACCAAAATCAAAGTCATTAAAACAAcgttttgtttctttatttgtgATATTCAAGTATGATATAATTTAGTATAGTATTTGAGTTTTTATCTAATATGATATTTGTATTTGATAAGAAAGTTACATTTTAATTTCAGATGGTAACTATATTAACTTTTCAAtgtttaagtttaatttaatgaaaattcataattaattgaTACTATTAATAATTAACTTTCATTAACTCAACCTTAAGGTAGCTTTTGGTATGATAAAAAGTAGtccatttcataaaaatttaatcatttggtaagtgattttagggatttttactaaaataatatgaaaaaaaaaattaaaatgggatGTCCTTAACATTATACACGAAAATGGGTCATTGCAACTgatggagggtggtgcataggcggcaccaccctcAAATCCAAACATAACTGATAGTTTTGCaggtaaaaaaaaagaataggatgaaaaaaaaataataaaataggggTGGAGGGTACCCCACAGGCGGCACCAGTGGAGGGTACCCCACAGGCGGCACCGGTCTCTCCTCTGCACCGACGGGACTCCGCACTGCCACGGACGGGACTCCTCACTGccattgcttttgtttttttatgtgtTGGGGACCTTAAAATGGTCCCCAATTTCTTTGTGTGCAtgagtgaagaagaagaaagggggaaggagaagagaaagagaagagaagagaagaagaagaagaagaagaagaagaaggaggaggAGGCAGCATTGGTgagggaagaaaaaagaaaaagaaaaagagaaagaaaaagagaaggagaagaagaagaagagaaagagaaagaaaaaaaaaaggtaatattttttttaaggaaataattattaattgttaatttaagggaataaatgatttatattaattgttaatgttattattgttgattgattttgatttaattttttgcaaggtatattttggataaaaagagatattaaggtatgtttgtatttattttattttttatatatattcataatttatttttaatttttattgaagtaaaaaaTCTTATCTATGTTatgtacaaaaaatattttattattattttatttaatttatttggtaAGTGTgtttaaggttaattaaatatatttttttattaatttattttggcatgttatattttgatttttttattttttatgtgatgagtttttttacaaaaatagtataaaaatagcttaatagtatatttaaaaaaatatattttaaaaaatccgaaaataaaataaaaaaggccaAAATCAgaggttttttactaaattaatataaatatactaaaataatatatatgaaacattatgtactaaaataataaaaaaataaaatacgaaaatagtatattttggaaaataaaatccgaaaataaaataaaaacaaacggcTAAAAtcagaaatttttactaaattaatataaaaaaaccaaaataatacatttgaaacattatgtactaaaataatataaaaaataaaatacgaaaataatatatttttaaaaaaatctgaaaataaaataaaaaaggccaAAATCAcagatttttactaaattaatataaaaaacaaaaataatacatggaacattatgtactaaaataatataaaaaaacaaaatacgaaaataatatatcttaaaaaataaaatccaaaaataaaaataaaaagggccaaaatcagggtttttttctaaattaatataaaaaaacaaaaataatacatgaaacattatgtactaaaataatataaaaaataaaatatgaaaataataaattttaaaaaataaaatccgaaaataaaaataaaaaaggccaaaatcagagttttttttctaaattaatataaaaaaactaaaataatacatttgaaacattatgtactaaaataatataaaagaataaaatacgaaaatagtatattttaaaaaataaaatccgaaaacaaaataaataaaacggcCAAAATCAcagatttttactaaattaatataaaaaactaaaataatacatgaaacattatgtactaaaataatataaaaataaaatctgaaaataaaaaataaaaagggccaaaatcagagtttttgttctaaattaatataaaaaaatacatttgaaacattatgtactaaaataatataaaaaataaaatacaaaaatagtatattttaaaaaataaaatctgaaaataaaataaaaaataaacggccaaaatcagaattttttattaaattaatataaaaaactaaaataatatatttggaacattatgtactaaaataatataaaaaaataaaatacgaaaatagtatattttaaaaaataaatccaaaaataaaataaaaaataaacagccaaaatcagagttttttattaaattaatataaaaaactaaaataataaaattggaacattatgtactaaaataatataaaaaaataaaatacgaaaatagtatattttcaaaaataaaatccaaaaataaaataaaaaataaacggccaaaatcagagtttttctgttttttattaaattaatataaaaaaactaaaataatacatttggaacattatgtactaaaataatataaaaataaaatacgaaaataatatattttaaaaatttaaaatctgaaaataaaataaataccaaaatatattgaactacatgccgggtatattatatatatatcataatttaaaccaaaatattttacttattatcattttaaaataataataaaaatatttgtatttgaattgggtatatttatttttttaatgtagtatGACAAAAAATATATTGTCAGAAAAACGgtttggtatttttttaattaaaagtaatatataaaatttagttattttgacaaatatttaaaatccatcaaacattgaaattaataacagaaatttatttgaaattgcaAGTATGGCAACGGCTTCATTGATTAAGGAAGATCCTCACATAGCTGACACAGTTAATAAAAcggtaatatattgttatttgttactcACAGGTTCCATTAAAAAAGATTTATGTAATTTacggaaataaattatttaattataactttttttctgCAATTTAACATTGTCAGGAATCGTACCGCGTATTAAGGGGCCGGAtgaatggtttaggatattcCCCGGATGCACGACTGATACCGTACTTAGAGCTAGCTGGATTCGGGTCAGCAGCATTGATCCGAACGTTTGATTTGGGGTACGATTTAATATCTGCATTGGTTGAGCGTTGGCGtccggagacccacacttttcatttgccGTGTGGGGAGTGTACTGTCACTCTGGAGGATGCTGCACTGCAACTTGGGCTCCCAATCGACGGGAGTCCGGTAACGGGCGTAAGTGCGATAGCTGAGCCGGCTGCACTTGGTTATAGCCTCCTAGGAGCCTCGCCCGGCGATTATGAGTCCAATTTATCGGGTTTGAAATTTACATGGTTGAAAGCAAATTTTCAGCATTTACCAGATAATGCCACTGAAGAAGAGTTGATGTGCGCAGCTCGAGCgtacattatgcatattataggggGTGTATTGATGCCCGATGCGAACAACAACAGGGTTCATATCATGTATTTACCTCTATTAACTGATTTGCGTAATGTTCGCTCGTATAGTTGGGGCTCCGCAGTTCTGGCTATGTTGTATCGTGAGCTTTGTCAGACGACAAAGCCTCATGCTGCAGATACAGGCGGATGCCTTATATTGTTGCAGTTATGGGCTCTTTAtcggatgccattcttggcatcggTTAGTCACCAGCCATACGTATATCCACTAGTTaacaggtgataaaatttaacttgttattaattgATAGTTTTTTTATAATGATACTATTCTAACAATACTATATTTATTTGGAATTTCTTTTCGTAGATGGAGTATTTATCCGGGTATCGGGAGGTTGTATACTGTCCCGATATATCGTTTGTTGATTGAGCAACATGCCGGAGAAGGGGTAAGCTATTCCAATATTCACGACATGTAATTACTTTATATATCTTACTCAAACCGTGTGAAATTTTAACCATGGTATTAATCGTGCAGTTTATTTGGATGCCATATCGTAGACCAGAAATTGTGGCCATTATACCATCTTCTGCTACGTTCATTCTCAATTGTGGTGCACTAATGcaccaattatcaatttcaatGTAGTCAAGTGGTACCATGGGGATCGAGTACTACGGCAGTTTGGTTGCATCCAGTATATCCCGGATCCGCCAAAGGAGGTGGGGAAGGTTCACGGCATCAACAAGAGAGGGAAACATGGAATGCATTGAGGGGTTATGCACCGGAGATATATTGCGGTGTGGGATAATCGGATGGGTCGAAGACCTCGGATGGATATGTCTTCCGATTTGCAACCATCGCCAGAGTACATGCAATGGTACTTTAGTATGGGAAAGCCATATTTACTTGGTGCCCAATCGACTGTAGTCCCCCCGCACGTGCAGCGACATGGGGCATACGAGCCAGTGGTTGATATAGAGCCCGATCCACAGCCAAATCTCGAGCCCAAGCGAGAGGTGGAGTCCGAGGCACAGCCTGAGGCCGAGTCTGAGCAATCGCATTCACATTCGGCTGATACTTCTTATCATCCGGATTTTCCAGACAACGACTATTTCCCGGGCTCGTCAGGGGGTGGATACCATTACGGGTTTGATATCTTTGGGTCGTCTCCATCGCAGCACAGCACTTCTCTCGGCCTGTATCCCCCTCAGTTCAGCACTAGCCTCAATCCATATCCACCGTAGTACTCCACTCCTCTTGGAATGTATCCGCTGCAGCATGGCACTCCTCCcggctcaagttcatcgatgcCATTCGAGCcatatgatttttcttccatGTATCAGACACCCTCACCTGCGACTAAAGAGGATGTTGGTTGTCGTGATCACCCACAACGTGAACGTCGACCTCCGAATAGGtatacccctaggaccacaccatcTAACCATCAACTTTAGGGGTTTATTgggttttgatattaaaaaagtttgtatttctttctatatatttaattagattaattggaactttgaaaattgtaacaaaatttgaccataacgtaaattagattaattcagacattttgaatattaaaacactaaaacttaacaAACTTAGCattgtaatataaattaattacattacaacattaatctaattggaacaaactttgcaatataattttttttatataaattaaatacattacaacatagGCTCAATCCCTACCCGATCGTGACGATTGTCCAATATGATAGTTTCGCTGCgggcatttactccgattatgaccAGCTAACCTGCATAATCCACAACGCTTACCAtcggatttctccctaatgtccatctCATTACGAATTCTGGATGATTGCGGACGACCTCTCGGATTCCTACGTAGCCCTCTGTTTGGGACAAGTTCGAAAGTTGTCGGAGGCACCTCCCACGTAGACAAGTCAGGCAGGACGGGGAACTTATTTTTCTAGACACGTAACGTGCGCTCGAgtgtgtacacatcatcgacaaATTGTTCAACATTAAGGTTCACCTTAGCACATGCTGCCACGACATgcgcacatggataatgaagtgtttggaacCTCCTGCAATCACACCGTCTGTTACggagatcaactccataggacctaggtggtataccgggTCGACGACCGATGGTCTCTGTAACACGAAATGTTTCATGGcgtcgtgaatatatttctacattcatcgacctcgccatccgacggtttgcaaccattgcatccctgacatcttCGACAAACACGTATCCCGCCTCTATCTAgttgacttgttgctgacccattcttggcatcaaggttgCCAATCTGTAAAATGCAGTCGAAAAAACAGATGAAATCAgaagatgtcgtgttttcaaCAACACAGTGTTGACCCCTTccactaagtttgtggtcatttgaccataacgaaagccctcatcaaaactttgagcccattgccataGCTTTATAGTACCCAACCACTGTTGGAAAGATGTATTTGTTTGACCCTCCATGTTACTCTCAAGTCGAGCCATTCTTTGGCGAAAAAAATGTGGCTCCAGCTCGTGCGCTGTATATGTATTAAGGAAAGATAAGTTACAGTATTGGCCTAAATCATTAAAACATATGTTGAAAAGATAAGGTAATCATTTACCTATTttcacaacttgtctcttccagtctgcattcttatagtCTCGATGAAAGTTAGCCGCGATGTGCCGGATACAGTAAACAGATCTCCATGGTACACCGGAACGCCTAATGGCGGCAATTAATCATTTCTCTCTgtcggagatgatgcaaatattatcgttgctaataacatacctccgcaagttggtaaggaagaattcccacgattccatgttctccttatctacgatggcaaatgctatcgggagcatGTTTCTGttgccgtcttgagcaaccgTAAGAAGTAAGATCTGTGTATATATTCCATATAGCCATGTCCCATCTACTTGTACAAACGACTTGCAGTTGAGAAATACGCGCATacatggatcaaacgtccagaaTATCCGATGAAAAATTCTTTTTTCTGGCTGTAATTGGTCATCCGGGccgtaataaggtcgtgtctgtAACTCAATGATAGTCCCAGGTACGTACTCCCGCATAGCGGCTATCCATCCCTGTAACTCGTTATACGATGCATCGAAATCCCCatacaattgctccattgccatttgtttagctatccacgcctttcgatatgatactcgatactgaaACCGTGCCTGCATTTCGGCAATCAGTactgaaactttaatggtcggcatgtccttcaccattggcatgataaacgtacagatagttttggaatcaagttttccaTGGTCTTCAGTCATACGTATTGATGTGCAcgtgtgaggcccaacaaatttgcgtatctcccacatctgcgatTTTTGAATAAATGCAGCTCGTACACGCCAATTACAGCCTTCCACCGACTtccaacactctccaatatataatgtcggtttagacACTGCAACTTTGTAAtccactgatatattcatgctataccgcttaataACAAATACACACTCTTCTTTGCTTTCGAATCTCTGGCCTACCAATAACTCCTCATGATCAGAATTTACGGCCAATCGGTGAGCAGgaagtatttcagggtactccgggAACTCAGCTTCATGCGCCgcgtcggggtctatgagcgacataTATGGCCCAGGGTTATTATGTATCACAATACGTCGCATCTGGTTCCCCACTGAAGACGCGTTAATGTTTCCATCCTCATTcacatcttcatcgtcaatatcatcggGGACATCGTCCATAtcgggatcactatcactatcgacctcttccTCACAATGATCACTATTATcgtatccatcatcaccaaccacgtCAATATCAGGTGTAACATTAAGATTGATATCGATCCCACGTATAGTCGATTCACTATCGACGtacgatattggagccaccacGCACGGTTCTTCAGTTGCATGTTCTTCACCATATGAAATGAGATCTTCATTCTGCTCCATaccggctaactcagcaaataagtgaataGGTAAATTTTTGTCACTCCCATTCTCACAGTAAAGAGCtatcattgtctccacgtcttcgtcgtctacaagttccatttcggtgaatttgataggatctgtcgaaactggaaacttgtagaaaagttttgagatccttctcccacaacgtctaacaatttttgcgtTAATTCTTCCCTTCATATCATCCaatgagacatttctattaaatctcattgctatttgttgccgacattcaaatatgcatccaactgttgttgttaagatgattccatcgaaataaacgcatacgaaaaactgattatccatcttcaatactcaatctgttaaaaaaataaacaaaatttctcaaaataatttcgaacaataaataaattacttaaatacaaaattaattaatcaatatgcaatttttttcattcataagccCATACTTTTTCAGTtctaattttatacatgaacaacatttatttttacatttaaccACTTATACTGAGTTCTACATTTTCTTCCATCTCCGATCCCGtatcttcatctgggaaattctc
Protein-coding sequences here:
- the LOC121217778 gene encoding serine/threonine-protein phosphatase 7 long form homolog: MATASLIKEDPHIADTVNKTESYRVLRGRMNGLGYSPDARLIPYLELAGFGSAALIRTFDLGYDLISALVERWRPETHTFHLPCGECTVTLEDAALQLGLPIDGSPVTGVSAIAEPAALGYSLLGASPGDYESNLSGLKFTWLKANFQHLPDNATEEELMCAARAYIMHIIGGVLMPDANNNRVHIMYLPLLTDLRNVRSYSWGSAVLAMLYRELCQTTKPHAADTGGCLILLQLWALYRMPFLASVSHQPYVYPLVNRWSIYPGIGRLYTVPIYRLLIEQHAGEGTRNCGHYTIFCYVHSQLWCTNAPIINFNVVKWYHGDRVLRQFGCIQYIPDPPKEVGKVHGINKRGKHGMH